A segment of the Lycium ferocissimum isolate CSIRO_LF1 chromosome 5, AGI_CSIRO_Lferr_CH_V1, whole genome shotgun sequence genome:
GGTCACATTCGTTGGAGCAGAGAGAGTAATTATTGTACTAATTTTTCAACGCTATTGGACTAATGATTATGGCTAGTCTACTTGTAAATAGCTCTTTTCCTGTAGAGTTTAGTCCATTTTCACGTTTTGGGGGTTGATAACCGGGAAGCATTCTGTTTTTGGAGTTGCTTTACTTGTGGGGATTGATTAGAAGAAGGTTGTCTTTTTGTGACATAAGATGTGATAGCTGACAAATATTAATGTTATACGTAACTCTATGAGTCAGCGTTTGTGCTGATTACAAAAGGACAAAAGTTGACGTGATACcactaaattttctttttagtatCACGTCAATTGAGAAATACATTCTACAATCGTATTTCTCATGTTGACGTGATACCACTGCATTTTTAGTATTTGTCACATGAGAAATACCATTGTATAAATAAGAGAGGAGGATTCTTTTTAGTATCACGTCAATTGCAGTGGCTCGACCTTAGAATCCTCCTCTCTTATTTATACTATAAACAGTAttaaaatatactccctccgttgcAATTTATGTGATCTTATTTGACTGGGcatgatatttaaaaaaaagtgaaaattttttaaacttgtgattcaaaataagtcttaaatatgtgtgtggctgtaaattatttcataaagtaaatttatttccaaattagaaaagaggtcattcattttgataaggactaaaaagaaaatagattcacataaattgaaacagagggaataGAATACTTGGTTTACCatattcttatatttttattttatatttttttttgtttgttcatGATTTCTTAAAATAAACAGATCATACATTGCTAAGAAAATGGATGCTATCCAGCTGTTACAGTTTTTGCTTAAACATTTTCTGCTGGGGGCTTCTTTTTTGGGTTTAATTCCTTGACAAACAACTTTACTGTATAACTTTtgaaaggaaaatttaaaaagaaaaatgaaaatgccTGTATAACCAAATAATGAATAATAGAACCTAAGAATACGCCCTGAGTGGGTTCTTGTTTGATGGAGTTATCATGTGATGATTTTTTAACATATAAATTAGCCTGTTAAAAGCTTCAATAATTGTGGAGTTGGTAGTGGGATATTTCATACTTTATTAATATTGATAAGGAAGTCCTAGTTGGAAGTATCTTATCTATTTGTGGGTTAAGCTATTAGCTATAGCTATGCAGCTGTAGCACCACAGCAATTGCCAGAGCACTACAAAAGATATGTTACATATACTATTCCTTGAATCCTTTAAAGCTTGAATCCTTTAAAGGGACAAGAGAGGATTGCTCAGTTGGTAAGGCACCTCAACCTACGACCGTTAGGTTAGGGTTCGAGTCACCTTTGGAGGGGAAATGTGGAAACACTATAGATCCTTCAAACCCGGGGTAATAGAAAAAAGAGAATCCTTTAAAGGGTGTGCTAGCAATTGGCCTTAGTCTAGGAGGCCTAACTAAGACTAATATGTCTATTTACCAAGAATAATATTCTTCTTCGGAATAATTGACACTTCAAATATTCTACTTTTGATGCAAGCTTAACAAAGGCCCCTTCTGAGTTCGAAGGAACATTATATGCCACAAGAAAACGAACGAGCAGATGCATACTTTCGCAAACTATAGAAAAATAATGGAAAGATTAACCGGTATTGCCTTTCTGCAAATATCAGTTTTACCTCTCTATTATTGATTTACATACTGCATCTGCATTTGTCCTTCTACTTGTCTGATTACTGGTTAGACCTAAAACGAGAACCTAGTGTTTTCAATTATTGACCAATTATGAGCAAAGGTCAATCTCTTATGTGCGTGAATGGAGTCTGAAGAGCAGCATCatattttctcttttgtttttgttaatcTGATTTTTCATAAACTAAAAGCAACTCTCGTATCATTACTGCTCATGCATCTGGTTGTCTGCTAAGCCCTTCCCTCTACAGTGAATCTTATCTTGAAAGTACTCATGGTGATGGAAGCCTAGAAAGAGTTTGGGGCTTAGCTTTTGAAATTATGTTAACTGTAGAATTATAAAAATTGGATCTCTTAAGAGGTAAAGACTTTAGCAGTGAGCATTAGGATATGCGTAGTATCTTATAACGCGTTTCAGTTCCTCATTCCACATGTAACAGAGTTCTTTTTTCTAATCTAGTCGTTCTCCCATTGATGTATTGTCTGTTCAATTAAGCGATTGCTTGATGCACTCTCTCTTGGCCAGGGTTTTCTTGGCTTGAGTGGAGCAATTCTAATACAAGTGTATCAGACCATATTCAATAACAGCCCAAGCTCACTGATATTGATGCTTGCATTGCTGCCAACTATAGTCACTCTGATGCTCATGTTTTTGGTGACAGTCCATGAGGCACCTTCAAGAAATGAGGAGAAACATTTGAAGGGCTTCTTGTTAATTTCTTTAGTTATTGCTGCATATCTTCTGTTTTTAAGGATTTTGGAGAACGTCGTTGTCTTCCCACAATGGGCACAGATTATTACATTTTTGGTTCTCCTTGCTCTACTCTGTTCTCCTATTAGTGTCGTGGTCAAGGCCCAAAGGGCTGATCTACAGAGGCTGCCGCCATCAATCACATCTTCTACCTCTCTATTGGTAGATGACCCTGAACTGGAGACCCCTAATAAATTGGCTGTTGGGTATCTTTCGgattatgaagaagtgcctacaGATACAGTCCAGCGAAAGGCTAGCTCTATCTTGCAGCCTGATGAACAAAAGAATTTGTGGCAAGCCATGTGCACCATAGACTTTTGGTTTCTATTTGTCGCTATGATATGTGGGATGGGATCAGGACTGGCCACGATAAATAACATTAGCCAGATTGGGGAATCACTTGGTTACACAACATTGGCAAGAAGTACATTAGTTTCCTTCTGGAGCATATGGAATTTTCTCGGCCGTCTTGGAGCTGGATATGTATCAGATATATTTCTGCTCAGGAGAGGGTGGCCAAGGCCATTATTTATGGTCTTTACTCTAGCAGCAATGACTGGTGGCCATGTGATTATCGCTTCAGGTTTTCCTGGAAATTTGTATGTTGGTTCACTGCTAGTAGGTATTTGCTATGGCTCGCAGTGGTCGTTGATGCCTACCATAACTAAAGAGATATTTGGTGTTGTCCATATGGGTACAATTTTCAATACAATCTCCATAGCTAGTCCAGTTGGTTCTTATGTTCTTTCTGTCAGAGTAATCGGCTATATATATGACAAAGAGGTATCAGGAGAAGGAAATTCGTGCTTTGGTACTCACTGCTTCATGTTATCTTATTTCATATTAGCATCAGTAAGTCTTTTTGGAGTTCTAGTTGCCTTGGCATTGTTTTATAGGACGAGAAGGTTCTATTCCCGTGCGCTGCTGTTGTGCTGATCACAAGGCTCTCCCGATTTGCTGGCATAAGTTTTGGCCTAGGCTTCTGTATTTGGGTCAATGCTTGTAGAGTACACTGGCAATTTGTATCTGCATCTTAACATTTTTTGCCTGTAATGGGGACTCTCTCTCTTTTTAGCATTCTCTTAAAGGAATTGAAAATCAAAAGTACGAAGATTATACATCTACTTTGGCATTTTTCAGAGCGacaattctctctctctctagtaAATGAGGCCTTACTTAAGGAAGTTCAACGAGTTATTTCCGATTTTCAAGTCACAAACTCATATAATTTTCCATCTTTTATACTACTAGTAACTAGTAATCTCGTAACAAAGAATCTTAATTTTGGACAGTGTTGTGAATTAAATTATGATTCAACTATAACAAAGGTTATTTTAGTGATGAGTTCATCTTACCTCCACTACTAGATTGGAATTCGAGTTATCTAtcataaaaggaaaaacaatgGGAAAATATTGTTACTCCTTTGAGAATGGCGTGA
Coding sequences within it:
- the LOC132055896 gene encoding protein NUCLEAR FUSION DEFECTIVE 4-like, which encodes MTAILYSSSRNISMESSRWLAAVASIWIQCSSGASYTFGIYSPVLKSTQSYDQSTLDTVSVFKDIGANAGILSGLLYTAVAATPTTTRGRFSFLHGGPWVVHLAGAVQCFVGYFFMWLAVTGIIDRPPVGVMSVFMFIAAHAQTFLNTANVVAAVQNFPDHSGTIVGIMKGFLGLSGAILIQVYQTIFNNSPSSLILMLALLPTIVTLMLMFLVTVHEAPSRNEEKHLKGFLLISLVIAAYLLFLRILENVVVFPQWAQIITFLVLLALLCSPISVVVKAQRADLQRLPPSITSSTSLLVDDPELETPNKLAVGYLSDYEEVPTDTVQRKASSILQPDEQKNLWQAMCTIDFWFLFVAMICGMGSGLATINNISQIGESLGYTTLARSTLVSFWSIWNFLGRLGAGYVSDIFLLRRGWPRPLFMVFTLAAMTGGHVIIASGFPGNLYVGSLLVGICYGSQWSLMPTITKEIFGVVHMGTIFNTISIASPVGSYVLSVRVIGYIYDKEVSGEGNSCFGTHCFMLSYFILASVSLFGVLVALALFYRTRRFYSRALLLC